The Diceros bicornis minor isolate mBicDic1 chromosome 1, mDicBic1.mat.cur, whole genome shotgun sequence sequence TTGCTGTCATGTTCTCCCATCTCAGTGCTGGGAACTCACCATGTGGAAACCAAGCAAATGTGTTGTGCATCAACCGGCTTGAGTTTGTTCAATATCAAAGCTGAAACTAGCGAGGTCTGCTGTACTGCTTATTGAAGTATTGTGATTCTTTTAGGCATTGATTCTTACAAAATATATACTGTAACAGTATACTTTGTacagatttaaattttatttgaaaaaaatgaaataaagtaggcaaaaaaataaagatgtttattTTTCATGTGACTATATAAACAGATCAGTCTTTTGTTTCAGTGCCTTTGTTGGTGGGGGTGGTGTCTGGTTGctcttggatttttttgtttgtttaatagaGGGAAACCATTTTTAGGACTCAGAAGCAGGTATACTTGCCTGATCATTAATTGCCTGCAAGTATTCAATGTGCTCTTTCACACTGGAAGaccctattttctattttattttaaaaccaatttgtttatttttaaagattttatgtgAATGACTTCCCTATCTtgcttcttgagtcagtttttaaaattctctgatgGTATGACGGTTAACGTAGCCATCACaattgaagaaaaagagaaacttttcCCATAGATCATGCCCCTTTCCCATggaaggttttttgttgttttaaatttgaaGTTGGTTTGGGGTAGTGGAAGGGTTACAAAAGAGTACATGACAAAACATGAAGAGAATCCTCTGCAGAAAATAGAGGTTGTGCTTGAAAATAAGATCCTTTCAAAACTGCTTTTCTAGTGAGTGGAGCGGTAGACAGTGAATGAAGTTACCAATTAAAATGTGGCACAGGAGTGATCCTTCAGAATAGTGTTAATGGGACCTTCTCATAGATGATTAGATTATCTGACCAAAAAGAACCATCTCAGTTTTGGCCTGTAACTCAAAAACCAGCGGAGGCCTCAGATGTATATTTTCCTCAACTTTTAGAAGTGGAGTTGGAAGTTTTATTTGTGGCTTTCGCctcattttatcttttctgaTGCTTTCGCTTACCTTCAGGCTGGATACGAGAAGACTTGGAGCAAGTACTTGCAGGAACCTTGTTCCTGCAAAAATCACACTATGGAAAAATTTTCGGTATTATTTAAATGTGATTGACAGTGGTTATATTCTAAAAACTGATGTATGGACATAGAAATATCTTAAGTTCACAGTATCACAGTTCTAGGCTTTCTTGGGTAAATCCCAAgaaagttttgttgttgttgttattgtgttatttttttcttgctaaaATGGCCTTCCTTTGTAGAGAACAGCAGATTAGCTGTTGTATTACCACTAGCCACAGCTAGCTGTTGGACTAGCTTCCACATCTGACAACCACCAACTCCAATAAAAATAGTGCAGAAACTTTGCTGTATGAAAACTTAAAGCTGAGAGTGCCACTGTTTGGGGGAGGTAGGTAGGGTACTAAGAAACTCTAGTTTTCCCTAAGTTCTGCAGTGCCTCTGATTTTGGGGGCCACACAGAGGACAGGTGGGTACTTCCTGAAGAGGAGACCAGATTCCCCTCTCTCCTCAGGGTGGGATCACACAAACCCCTGAGTCCCTGAAAGGGACTGAAAAAAAGTCTGAAAGGAGGGCTCTCTAGTACAGGGGCTTGTGATGGAAACTCTAGCTATGACGTTCAGTAAGTATAAGGGAATAAAAAGCCAGAAGCCAGGCCCCTTCCTAACTGTCCTGTggccttaactttttttttttttttttttgtgaggaaggtcagtcctgagctaacatctgatgccaatcctcctctttttttttttttttttggtttttgcagaggaagattggccctgggctaacatccgtgcccatcttcctctactttatacgggacgctgccacagcatggcttgacaagccgtgcgtctgtgcacgcctgggatccaagcctgcgaaccctcaggccaCGGAAGCGGAAGCGGAGCCTGCgcccttaaccactgcaccaccagccGGCCTGGCCCCTGTCCTGTGGCCTTAGTCTTTTAAAGACTCCAACTGGGACAATGATTAAATATGCCCTGTGGTCATTTTGGAGAGCAAGAGGAGAAGTCCTACTGCAGGGCTATAGAGGGATCATCCTAGACTTGGGGATAGGTCTGAACTACAGAGCAAGGCTTGTAGGGCCATGGGAGCCCCTTAGAAAAGGGGCCCAGCATGTTCAACAGAACTATGTGTCATTTTTatttagctttttcttttctaaagtgaTATAATTGGCAATCTTTTTTCACCCCCACCTCCAATGGATGTTAACTTCTATTTAACCATGTGGTATGTCATTTACTTTGGCTCTTTTCCATGGTTTTTAGAAATCTCTTTGTTCCTAGTTCCAGTAACAATTTCTTTCTAAGCAGACAGGACTTTTTGATTTGGGATACTGGGTTTTGGAAAAGGTTCTGCTCATTCAGGATCAGAGCAAAGAGAGAGCTTTTTTTCCAGTGTTTGACTGCTAGCTAACCTCTCAGGGCCAGCACACATCACCACTGCTTTCACTTCAGCGCCATCCCCCACACTTCTGGAACTTGaggcacatttttttttccctgaaaatggGGATTCTACCTTAACATTGCAAATCTCCAGTGTGTTTCCAATAACGTCATTCCAATTTTCCTATCAACAttgattttcattcattttgattTGTTCAAATCAGGCCATTTGGCACTTACTTAGATTGGCAGTGAGAAAATGTCACAAAACAGACTCACTGAATGTTGCAATGTTTAAAAGAGCAGGATATCCCCACCTTACAGCCAGCGGGGTTGTCCAGTTAACCCCACCATCCTAGGAATGCTGACTCTCCCTGCATGCCCAGCTCACACCTCAGACCTTCCTCAGGGAGCAGGAGTTTCTCTGTCAGCCTCCTGGGGAGATTGGCAGCAGTTCCAACCTagctctgctttctctttctgtctctggcaGTGATACGAAGGGTGGGTCTATACTGGCACCATCCTAAATTTTTCCAAGCCCAccagtgtttttttaaaactaatattgAGTGCCTAAAATATGCAAGGCACCAAGCTAAGTGTTTTATCAaggttaattcatttaattcttactacAACTCTGAGTTAAGCACTataattacccccattttacagaagaggaaagtaaggcacagagagattaagtaacatgcccaaggtcacacaatcagAATTCAAGTCATGAGTCCTGTCAGGCTGATGCCAAAGCACACCCTTGGTCTCAGTCACTGAGTGAATTGCCTTCCCCATGAGGTTCTTCGTCCTCTTCCCCTAATTTGTGGGATCTCCCTGACTTTGACGTTGCCTCACCTCACAACGCATTTAGCTGGATGGCAAAGCCAGTGTTCCCTGTAGTGAAGGAGGATTTCTCTGTATAGCTCCGAAGCCAAACTTCCTGTTCTGATGGTTGATTCATGAATGAATCCACATTTTCATTTCCCCCTCCTCTTTCATGGGGGAATGGCTTACTCAGAGCAGGTCTGAGGAAAGCTGGCAAATGgcccttccaggcctctctccactGCTCTTGTTTAAAGTAAGCACAGCCCTGAGTACTATTCCTGCCTCTTCCCGCCCTCACCACAATGACCTGATCAAAGGGCTCTGTGAATGAAGCTCTTGAATTCTGTTCTAGTTGAGttgttgatttctttcttttttccagatTATACCCCCCAGCAGACACCCTATCTTTCTTATAGCAGACCTCCTCTCTCGGCCCATTTGGCTTCAGTTATAGGCTCAAAAAGTATCAGGAGGCAGTCTCTAGGAGAGGATATGGGTCTGCCTAGATTCCCAAAACCTTACTATTCACCAGTAATTGGCCGAGCAATTGGATCAgctagggccagccctgtagtTTTGCATGGGCTTTTACATTTCTGGAGGCGTTTCCCTGCATCCTCTAAAATGCTATTTCCCAGAAGCTTCCTAACCTCCTAGGGGAGGTCCAGAGTCTGTCACTCTCCAGGGGCttcttccaaaaataaaatatggaattCTTTGGGACTTAGGGGTGGTTTAGAGGGCTGTGGCATCTGTTAGAACTCTTGTCTGCAAAGGGAAGATCCTAATTTGAACTGGAACCCTTCATGTTTTTTTGTATCCTctaaagcagtgattctcaaagtgtgtccCCAGGACCAAGAGCATTAGCATCCCCTTGGAAATTGATAGAAATGCAAACTCTTGGGCCTCACTCCAGACTGAACTGAATCAGAACCTGCTGGAGCCCAGGAGTCCCTGTTGTAgtaagctctccaggtgattctgacgcaCATTGAAGTATAAAAACCACTGCTCGCCAAAGCAAAGGTTATCTCTTTTGGAGTCCTAGGTTTGCGAGTCTGATGAAAGCTTGGggccctctccctgcctcacagACCCCCTGAGGTCCAAGTTAAGAATCCCTGCTCTAGAACTTAGAGCTTATCCATCCCTCTCTGGCTTCCACTCTCTCAACAACACCTCGAGAAGAAGGGGTGGCCACATACTCCTTATTTGTGCTTTCATCTGTGTACTGTCAGTTGTCACTGAGAGTGGGCCCCAGATCTCAGGGAAAGGGGCTTGCTGCTCCCTGTATGTGCTGCAACTGTAGCCCAGGGCCTCTAGACAAAAACCAAATGCTCAGGCAGGGGGCATCAGGCCAGGAGCCTGAGACCAAATAGAAAAGTGATTCCTTCTCTGGAGCTGGGAGCTCTGTGTCAGAGCAGAACTGCTAAAAACTGCTGAACTTCTTGTGACAGTCCTGGCTGGGGCATGTTGACTGCAGCTAGAGCTTTGTCAATGGCAAGTCCTGGTTATGCCTGTTGTCCTTGATTAATTGTTTGTAGCACCCCTCTTCACTTGCACAAGTATCCTGGTTTGAATGACAAATTATCTGGTCACTCATTTTCTCACCTAACAACCTCCTCACTCGTTGCCATATTGTCATTCTTGCCCcctacaatccattctccacacagcagctagCTTGTAAATATGGTTACAAGACCTTTATCATCTGGCCCTTCCTAACTCGCcagttttctctccttcctttcactTCCTTGTTAGTTTCTCTTAAGCCATACTGGTCATCTTTCTGTATCTTGAATGCATGGAGCCCATTGGCACCTAAGGGTCTTTGGctttgctcttccctctgcctggaatatacTTCCCTCCAGATCCTTGCATGGTTGGCTGTTTTTCATAATCAGGCCTCTGCTTTCATGTTCTCGCTTCAAGGAGGCCTCCTCTGACCACCCAAACTGAAGTACCCCCTCCAATCGCTCTCCCTCACtactgtgttttgttttcttcctagtACTTATCACTGTCCAAAATTgtcttttctatctttttctgTCAATGGGCTAACACTGTGAGGGCAGGACTCATTAAGGCATCCCCAGTGTCCAGACGAGTCTGGTACACAACACTCAACAAACATCTCTTAGCTAAGTGACTGGACTCCAGCAAGTCCAGGCCGTTTCTGGGAGTCAGCTGTGCCTCTGGGGCTGACTTCCTCATCCACTTTGAATGCAAGTACTGTTGTTCTGTTTTATCTCACCTCTGGCCCACAGGTGGCACAGGGCAGGGACCCTGAATATAAGATGATTTTCTTTGCCTGCTGCCAACCCTCCTTAGCTTCCTGCGCCTCCTACCTCTGTATGGGCCTCAGCATATCCTCTCCCTAGCTATTTGATCTCCAGATGAGGCTCTGGGAAAAGGACAGTAACCCTGTACTCAATAGATAGCTTAATGCCCACTCTACCCCCACCTACCCCCCAAAGCGCCATAGGTTGGGGCTCTAGCCATTTAGCATGCACTTGGGGGCTCCTTGGCCACTAAGCATATAACGGGCAGCATTCTTCTGGGCTTTTCCCTTGATGATCTGGGCACTCACTCTCCTTGGAATCCACTAGTTGAGGGAAAGGAGGAGACTAGCTATCTGAGGGGTGATATGCCTTATTTCCAAATGCTGAGGGGTAAGAAGTGTCTAGGGAAGAATGGCCTCCATTGAGCACGAGCATCATTGGTGACATTTCACCAAATCCTGGCTCTTCTATTCTCTATTGCTTGGCCCTCCCCCAATCTTGAACATGGGAGTGGTGACAACTAAACTCCCTCCCCCTAACAATTTTCCAGGGAAGAAGTGAAAAAGAGCCTTCCTCCTTGATTCTAAACCTGAGGAGGAAATGAGGCTCCtgagtttaaaataaatttaggatCCAGGATAAATTTAGGCCTGTGGAGTATGGACTCAAATAGCAAAGTCATACAGAGATAGAAGATAGAGTTTGAGGGTTTCCGACCAGCTCTTCATAAAGTGAGTCCCTGATGAGAACCAGGCTGCTGCATGTGGACAGAGGATGGAGAGGGGGAAGCAAGGACTTGGAGACCAGTCCATCACTCTGGAGGATTTCCAAGGCCTTTGTCTGAGTCCTGGTCTTTTGGGAAGGCTTATGAAGGTGGAAGTTAAAAGTATTAGGTTTGAAATCAGGCCTAGATGCAAATCCAGGCTCTGTCACTCACCAGCTCTGCGGCCTTGAGTAACTCTACCTAACCTCTCCtattctcaatttcctcatctgtaaatgggatgAGTGCCTACCTCATTTGACTGttaggaagattaaatgaaataatttatgtcAAGGGTTTGTAGcatgttcttggcacagagtaaTGTTCAATAAAcgctatcatcatcattatcctcattgttgttgttgttattattattggaaAAAGGGGAGATAAATGTGGAACTTGAGTAGTCAGTAAGAGCACTGCCTCCGGCAGCCTCTGCATTCCATGTAGAGGAACCATGAAAAGAGTAGATGCCTCTCTAGAATGATCAGTGAGTCTGCATTTAGCTGAAGGGAGAGGGGACCTATCCTGACCCCTGCATTTCAGCTTTGGGCCTACCTTCATACCTTTCTCTTGCCAGGCAAGGAGGATTCAGTCAGTGGCTTTTTCTTTACAGGCTTTGTTGTATACTGGACCagatttatttttggtttgtcATTTAGTTTTTCTGTTCCAGGCCTGGGGTGTCTGAGGTTttctggtggtggtggaggagggtgctcttttgaaaaacaaaatggggTCTCAATCTAGGGGCTCTGCTTCCTTCTGGCTACAGGCAACAGCGGAGACTCTGCCATCTGCTCAGGGTGTGGGATGACTAGAGGTGAGTGCTGAATATTAATTCACCTGTTGGACATCTAAGATAGCAGTTAATCAGCCCAGGGAAACAGCTCTTGCGTAAGAAAAGGAGTGATTTACCTTTggcagaaattctttttttttttttttatgattttatttatttattttttcccccaaagccccagtagatagttgtatgttatagctgcacatctttctagttgctgtacgtgggacccggcctcagcatggccagagaagcggtgcgtcagtgcgcgcccgggatccgaacccgggctgccagtagcggagcgcacgcacttaaccgctaagccacggggccggccctggcagaaATTCTTAAGCTTGGGCTTTTGAGGGTCTGTAAAGCTCCTGAAATTTTACACAAGATTATACCTGTATGTGCAATGTATATTTTTCTGAGAAGAGGATCCATAGTTGTCTTCAAAACTCTCAAGGGAAGTCACAGCCCAAATGGGTTCAGAATCACTGGTCCTGATGTGAGAGTAGAAATAGAACCCTCCTCTCTGGGGTCTCTAAGAGGCTGCATCCTTCAGCCTGGCTATCAGCAGGACTATTAGTGAAAAGGGCTTGGAAGCAGGGTTACTTACGCTTCCAGGAAAGAGAGCTACTCTCCTTATTGGGCCTGTGTTGGCTGATTGGAGTCTGCCATATCCATTTGAGAAGTCGAGGGTTTTGAGCTAGCTAAATATGCCCTATTTTCCCTGAAATTTAGTTGCAATATTATAAGGCACTCTAAACTACCATATTTTGTGCCAGATGGGGGGACTGGTCTGGTGTCATCTTAGAGGTGGGAGGCAAGGTTGGGTGACTTCACTAGGTTTGTGTTGGTGATAGTAATGGTGGGGGGTGTTAGGGGTGTCTCTGTTGCCCTCATTTGAATGCTTGGTACACAGTTGGTACTCAGCCAGTTTGTGCATTGATATGGAgttgtttcctttccttttggaGACATTAAATCTAAGctccattttttaatttcccaGGGGCTGTTGGCTTCTCCTTACCCCTGTGGCATCCTTTCATGAGGGGTTAGGTGCCTTAGTCTTATCCCCAGCTATGCTTATTTACTCCTTACTCCTCACCCTGCATATCCTGAAAGATATCTCTAAAAGCCAACTTGGGGCTGTGAGATTGTTGCTTCTTGGAATATGATTCCATCATTGAGGCTATGCCCCAATTTGGCTAGTCCCGGTACTGTCTCCTGTTTTTCTCAATACCCATCCTTCCTTGTTGCAGCTTCTTGTTCATGTTAGACAATGGCATCTACCTCCTTGCTGATAATTTTCCCCCTTCTCTCAAACCCCAGGTCCATGTGCTCAACCCAGCTTACTGAATGGCATCAGAATGCCACAGAGGTTTCCTAAGACTTCGCTGTCCTCCTATCTGAGTCAGGCAAACATGCTCTGAGCTCAGAGTCAGCTCACAAGTGGGAAGTATGGGCTGAGAGTAGCTGAGCACAGTGGTTCCCTGGGCTCCCCCAAGTGCAGAGCCTGTTCCCCTTAGGGTGAATTGGCTGATGAAGGCTCCAAGAGACAAGAGTTTCACTTTGCTTTGGGGCCCTTGAGTCGGAGTGTTCTCCAGACAGGAACAGAGTCAAATCTCCACGACAAAGGCCTCTGACTTGGAGCCATCAGACCGTGCAAGGCCACCCAGCCTTGGTACCTATGTGCCAAGAACATAGGCACATCCTTTGTCACTGCCACTGGGCGTCTGGGCAGGGGCCATCATCCCAGGACTGCCCTGATCCCCACAGAGCTGAGGGGTCTCATGGAGGTGATTAAAGCCCACACAGAGTAACATTTTCTCTGCATGCTCTTCCAAAAAGCTCTCTATGCAGGGAAAATGAGGCCTTGGGATGAGCTGCCTGAGCCACATCCACTCTGTGAAAGATAGGCCTAAGGACTGGAGACTGTGATGTCTGACAGAGAAGCAGCCCTTCCTCCCACTCCTCACCCAGAGCCAGCAAAACTGTTTCTACTCCTTCCATCTTCATTCACCATCTCCTCTTCTGCACCCTGCTCCACTTAACCCACTCATTTTGAGCTGGCTCTTAATAGCTATGACTTGAGTTATCTCTAGATTGTGGGGCTCTGGGGATGATGAACAATGGGGCATAACCACCCTCTGGTGTTTATTTGCTTCCTCCTGAACCTTGACTTCTGAGAAGGAATTTTGAGGGAAAAGACAGGCCTCCAGGGCCATCTGGTGTCACAGTGTGCCCCCCGGGCAGAACAAGCCACCCCTCAGTCCAGGCTGACTGGTCCTTTTAACCTTTTTAATGGTTCCTTGGGTTTTTATCTTGATCAAGTGTATCGTCCTCTCCTTTTATCTTGATCAAGTGTATCGGTCCTCTTCTTTATGGCTTTGTATTTTATGGCTTTTAAAGGTTTCCCTACTGCCAGATAATAAAcatattctcctattttttttttgtatttcttttatagtTGTGTTTCTCTGTTCTTTAATTcatctgtaatttattttcata is a genomic window containing:
- the IGIP gene encoding IgA-inducing protein homolog; this encodes MCSYYHMKKRSVSGCNITILAVMFSHLSAGNSPCGNQANVLCINRLEFVQYQS